DNA sequence from the Caulobacter segnis genome:
GGACTATCCGCGCGACCGGCTGCAGGCCCTGATCGTGCTGGAGGCCGACGACGAGGTCACCAAGGCGGCGGTGCGCGCCATCGCCCTGCCCGCCTTCGTCCAGGTGCTGGTCGCCCCGCCCGGAACGCCCAAGACCAAGCCGCGCGCCTGCAACCACGCTCTGGATCGGGCGCGAGGCGAGTTGGTGGTGATCTACGACGCCGAGGACATGCCCGATCCTGGCCAACTGCGCGAGGCGGCGGCGCGGTTCGCGGCCGCCGACCCGCGCGTGGCCTGCCTGCAGGCCCCGCTGCGGATCGAGGATCCGGGGTTCTCGCTCTTCCTGCCCTCGCAGTTCCGGCTGGAGTACGCCGCCCATTTCGAAGTGCTGCTGCCCGCCCTGGCGCGCTGGGGCCTGGCCTTCCCGCTGGGCGGCACCAGCAACCACTTCAAGACCTCGGCCCTGCGCGCGGTCGGCGGCTGGGATCCCTACAACGTCACCGAGGACGCCGATGTCGGCTTCCGCCTCGCCGCCGCCGGCTTTTCACTGGGCGTGATCGGCCGCCCCACCTGGGAGACCGCTCCGACCACCACCGGCCAGTGGTTCCCGCAGCGCGCGCGGTGGATCAAGGGCCACATGCAGACCCTGGCGGTGCACGCGCGCGGCCCGGTCCCGCGCCAGCCGCGCACCGCCCTGGCCCTTGTCCTAACCCTGGCCCAGTCGGTCGCCTCCTCCCACCTGCACGGGCCGGTCATGCTGGTGGCGATCGTCGCGGCGATGCTCGACTACCTGCCCGACGCCGCCTTCGCCATCCCGCCCTGGGACCTCGTGCTATACGCCCTGGGCTGGAGCTCGGCGGCCCTGGCCGGAGCGCGCGGGGTAGTGCGGGCCGGCGGCAAGCCCAGGTTCCTGCACCTGTTCGGCATGGTCGGCTATTGGCTGCTGCAGAGCGCCGCGGCGGCCAGGGCGCTGCACCAGTTCGTCACCGCCCCTTATCGCTGGGACAAGACGCGGCACGCCCCGCGCTCTGGACGCCCCGGGGCCTAAGGCGGTATGGGCGGGCGATGGCACCGAAGATCGCTCCCGCCCCCATCGTCATGCGCACCACCGGCTGGGCGGACTACGCCCTGCTGGACAGCGGCAATGGCAAGAAGCTGGAGCGCTACGGCCGCTACACCGTGGTGCGCCCCGAGCCGCAGTGCTTCTGGACCCCGCGCCTGGACCAGAAGGTCTGGGACAACGCCGATGCCGTCTTCGACCCCACCGACGAGGACGAGGCCGGTCGCTGGCGCTTCAAGGGTAAGCCGATCGAGAAGTTCGACCTGGCATGGGGCAAGGCCAAGTTCCACGGCCAGTTCACGCCGTTCCGCCACCTGGCGTTCTTCCCCGAGCAGGCCGCCAACTGGGCGTGGCAGGACGAGCGGGTCCGCGCTCTGTGCGCGACCTCGGGGCCTCAGCCCAAGATCCTGAACCTGTTCGGCTATACGGGCGTGGCCTCACTGGTCTGCGCCGCCGCCGGCGCGGCGGTCACCCATGTCGACGCCTCCAAGAAGTCGGTCGGTTTCGCCCGCGAGAACGCCGCCTTCGCGGGCCTCGCCGACAAGCCGATCCGCTGGATCGTCGAGGACGCCCGCAAGTTCGTGGCCCGCGAGGTGCGGCGCGGCAACAAATACGACGGCATCATCCTGGACCCGCCGAAGTTCGGGCGCGGCGCCGACGGCGAGGTCTGGCGCCTGTTCGAGGACTTGGCCGCCCTGACCAAGGACTGCGCCACCCTGCTCAGCGACGACGCCTCGTTCCTGCTGATGAACGCCTATGCCGCCCGCGTCTCGGGCGCGGCGATGTCGGGCCTTCTGGCCCAGGAGCTGGAAGGCCGCGGCGGCGTCATCGACTGGGGCGAGCTGTCGCTGGTCGAGGAAATGGGCGACCGCCAGATCGGCCTGTCGTTCTTCGCCCGCTGGTCTTCCGAAGGCTGATGGACATGAACACCAAGACCGTCACCTCCCTGACCAACAACACCGTCAAGGCCGTCCGCGCCCTGCACATGCGCAAGGAGCGCGAGGAGAGCGGCCTGTTCCTGGCCGAGGGCCTGAAGATCGTCATCGAGGCGATCGACTGCGGCCACGCGCCCAGGATCGTCATGTACGGTCCCGACGCCGCCGACCACCCGATGCTGAAGAAGGCCGTCGCGGCCTGCGTGAAGGCCGGCGGCGAGGTGATCGAGGTCAATCGCGAGATCCTGGAAAAGGTCTCGCGCCGCGACAACCCGCAGGCGGTCGTGGCCGTGTTCAAGCAGGTCTACACGCCCCTGTCGGCCATCGTGCCCGAGAGCGCGCCGTGCTGGGTGGCCATGCAGGCCGTCCGCGACCCCGGCAACCTGGGCACCGTGATCCGCACCGCCGACGCCGCCGGCTGCGGCGGGGTGATCCTGGTCGGCGACTGCGTCGACCCCTACTCGGTCGAAGGCGTGCGAGCGACCATGGGCTCGATCTTCGCGGTGAAGATCGCCAAGGCCACCATTTCCGAGTTCCTGGCCTGGCGCGAGGAATGGCCCGGCAGCGTGATCGGCACCCTGCTGACCGCCACGGTCGACCACAAGTCCGCCGACTACGTGAAGCCCTCGCTGATCCTGATGGGCAACGAACAGCAGGGCCTGCCGCCCGAACTGGCCGCCGCCTGTGACGTCAACGTCAAGATCCCGATGCGCGGCCGCGCCGACAGCCTGAACCTGTCGGTGGCCACGGGGATCATGATCTACACGGTGACGGGGTAGAGTCCGGTCGGAACGCTATTTGGCGCCCGGCTTCTTCGTCTCGGCGATGCCGGCCTCCTTGGCCAGGGCCTCGAACTTCGACGCATCGACATACTCGCCGAGCGTCGCGAAATTCTGAGCGACGTTGGGATCCCCCATGAGCCCGCGCATGGCCACCTGCCCCAGGACGCCGAAGGACTGTTCTATCGCCGACGAGCCTTCGTATTTCAGAGCCTCGACCGTCTCCTTGCGACAACTGGTGATCAGCAGTCGTTCCATCAGGCCCGAGGCCTTCTTGGTGATCTCCGTCCGCTGAGCCTCGGTGACGCTGGCGTAGGCCTTCACCGACGGATGAGCGCTCATCGCCGCGAACACCCAGGTCACTAGATCAGACTGATCCTGCGGCGTCGCCGAGCGTACAAGGCACTTGGACATCTCGTCGGTGTAGATGCCCGCGTGGGCCAAACCCGGCGAGGAAACGACGACAACGGCGGCGAACGACATCAGCAGACGGCGCATGGTTTCGAAGATCCCTCGGCAGCGGAATCAATCCCGCAACCTCTAGTTACACTCGCGGAAAGCGGGGGCAAGCCCGCTCGCCCTTGCGCGTCTTCAAGTCCCGCGCGGCTTCGCCCGCGTCGTCGGCGCGGCCGCCGCCGGGTCGTCCGGCCAGACGTGGCGCGGATAGCGCCCCTTCATCTCGACCTTCACCTCGCGCCACGAGCCCTTCCAGAAGCCAGGCAGGTCGCGGGTGATCTGGATCGGCTTGTGGCCCGGCGACAGCAGCGACAGCACCAGCGGCACCTTGCCGCCGGCGATGCTGGGATGCTCGGTCAGGCCGAACAGCTCCTGCACGCGGATGTCGATGCGCGGGCCGGCCTCGGCGGCGTAGTCGATAGCCACCGTGGTGCCGGTCGGCGCCTTGAAGCGGGCCGGCAGCATCTGGTCGATCTTCTGCTGCAGGTCCCAGGGGACCAGCGCGCGGATCGCGCCGTCCAGGCTGCTCTCGTCGAGGCTGGCCAGGGACGAGCGGCCGTGCAGCAGAGGCTCCAGCCACTCGTCTAGACGCGCGATCAAGGCGGCGTCGGACAGATCTGGCCAGGCCTCGCCGTCCAACCCGCGCAGGAAGGCGACACGGCTACGGAAGCCCTCGACACCCTGCCCCAGCCGCAGGCCCGACAGGCCGTCGGCCCGGACCTGATCCATCAGGGCCCGGGCGATCATGGCCGGGTCGGGGTTCTCGATCAGCCGCTCCTCCAGCACCAGCTTGCCCAGCCGCAGCAGCCGCTTGGCGCGGACCTTGCCGCCGGCGGTCTCCAGGCGGTCCTCGGCCACCAGCCGATCGGCGAAGGCCTCGCGCAGGTCGACCTCGTCGACGGCCGCAGCCAGCAGGATCCGGTCGCGGCTGTCGCCCCCGCCCAGCTCGCCCACCGCCAGCCAGGCCTCCCGCGCCAGGGGATCGGTCGGCTCCAGATAGACGCCGCGCCCACCGGCCAGCTGGAACTCGCCCGGCTTGCCGCGCGCCTTGGCCACCCGCTCGGGATAGGCCTCGGCCAGCATCAGGCCAGTTTCCATCTCGACGCTGCCGGACTTACGGACCGCCGCGCGGCTCCAGCGCTCGACCAGGGCCATGGCGTCGCGGGCGCGCGGCGAGCGGTCGCGGTGCAGGTTCTCCAGCCGCCGGCGCAGGTCGACATCCTTGCCGCCCAGACCCTGCTCGGTCAGCACGGCGGCGATCTCGGCGGCCTCGCGGGCCTGGCCCGAAGCGGCGGCGCGGACGACCATGTGCGCCAGGCGCGGCGGCAGCGGCATCTCGGCCAGGGCCTTGCCGTGGGCGGTCAGATCGCCCGAGGCGTCCAGCGCCTGGATGCGGCCCAGCAAGGTCCGCGCCTCGGCGAAGGCGGCGGCCGGCGGCGGGTCCAGGAAGGTCAGGCCCGAAGGATCGCGCGCCCCCCAGCGGGCCAGGTCCAAAGCCAGGCGCGAGAGGTCGGCCTCCAGGATCTCGGGACGGGCGAAGGCCGGCAACGCGCGGGTCTCGGGCTCGTCCCACAGGCGGTAGCAGACGCCCGGCTCGGTGCGGCCGGCGCGGCCCCGGCGCTGGTCGGCGGCGGCGCGGCTGACGCGGACAGTCTCCAGCCGGGTGATGCCCGAGGCGGGGTCGTAGCGCGGCACGCGGGCCAGGCCGGCGTCGATGACCACGCGGACGCCCTCGATGGTCAGGCTGGTCTCGGCGATCGAAGTCGCCAACACGACTTTACGACGGCCGGCCGGCGCGGCCGAGATGGCCCGGTCCTGGACGGCGGGCTCCAGCGCGCCATATAGCGGCGCGATGTCGACGTCCGGCCGGCGCAGGCGCTCGTTCAGCCAGTTCTCGGCACGGCGAATCTCGCCCTGGCCCGGCAGGAAGACCAGAATCGAGCCGCTCTCCTCGGCCAGGGCGCGTTCGACGGCGCGGCCGACGCGCTCTTCCAGGCCCATTCTTGTTGCTTGGGGGCGCTCGTCACGGCCGAGGTAGCGGGTGTCGACCGGGAACATCCGCCCCTGGCTCTCGACGATCGGGGCGTTCGCCAGAAGCGACGAGATCCGCGCCCCGTCCAGGGTCGCCGACATGACCAGCAGGCGCAGGTCGTCGCGCAGGACGCTCTGGACGTCGCGCGCGAAGGCTAGGCCAAGGTCCGCGTCCAGGCTGCGCTCGTGAAACTCGTCGAACAGCACCGCCGCGACGCCGTCCAGTCCGGGGTCGTCGAGAATCATCCGGGTGAAGACGCCCTCGGTGACCACCTCGATCCGCGTCCGGGCCGAGACCTTCGACTGCAGGCGCACGCGGAAGCCGACGGTCTCGCCAACGGATTCGCCCAAATTGGCGGCCATGCGCGACGCGGCGGCGCGGGCGGCCAGGCGGCGGGGCTCCAGGACGATGATCTTGCGCCCTTGCGTCCACGGCTCTTCCAGGAGGGCCAAGGGAACGGCCGTCGTCTTGCCCGCCCCGGGCGGCGCGACGAGAACGGCGGTCTCCCGTTCGCTCAGGGCGCCTTTCAGCGCCGGAAGGGCCTCGAAAATGGGCAACATCGCGCCCGCTTTAGCCACAGACGGGCGCACGCCTCAAGCATCGCTGGACTAGGCGCCCGCGCGGAGAACATTTACGCGCATCCACCGCTCGGCCTTGACCCCATGCTCATAAAAGGGTCACGGTCCGCAAAATTTTCCAAAGGCGACCCCTGGGGGGAGTCTTGCCTATCCAGGAGGAACTATGTGGCGCGTAAAATCGCTTGATGCGATCCTAGCGACGGCTGAGAAAAAATCCCTTCACCGCTCGCTCGGCGCCTTCCAGCTGACCATGCTGGGCATCGGAGGGATCATCGGCACCGGCATCTTCGTGCTGACGGCCGAAGCGGCCCAGAAGGCCGGTCCGGGCATGATGCTGGCCTTCGTCATCGCCGGTTTCGTCTGCGCCGTGGCCGCCCTCTGCTACGCCGAACTGGCCTCGATGGTTCCCGTCGCCGGTTCCGCCTACACCTACTCCTACGCCGTGCTGGGCGAGTTCGTCGCCTGGCTGGTCGGTTGGGCCCTGATCCTGGAATACGCCGTGGCCGCCTCGGCCGTGGCCGTGGGCTGGTCCGGCTATGTCGTCGGCCTGATCGAGCACTCGCTGCACGTGACCCTGCCCGTGGCGCTGACCTCGGGTCCGTACATCGCGGGCGGCATCGTCAACCTGCCGGCCATCATCATCTCGCTGGCCGTCACCGGCCTGCTGATCCTGGGCACCACCGAGAGCGCCACGGTCAACGCCGTGCTCGTGACCATCAAGGTCGCGGCCCTGGTGGCCTTCATCGCCCTGGCCCTGCCGGTCATCAACGACGCCAACTTCCACCCCTTCGCGCCGCTGGGCACGCCGGGCGTGATCGGCGCCGCCGCCTCGATCTTCTTCGCCTATGTGGGCTTCGACGCCGTCTCCACGGCCGCCGAGGAGACCAAGAACCCGCAGAAGAACATCCCGATCGGCCTGATCGGTTCGCTGGTCATCTGCACGATCTTCTACCTGCTGGTCGCGGCCGGCGCGATCGGCGCCTATGGCGCGCAACCGGTCTTCGGTCCGGCCGGCGAGATCCTGGCGCCCGGCTCCAAGGCCCTGGCCGACCAGTGCTCGACCCTGAGCCAAGCGGGCAACATGCCGCTGGTCTGCTCGCGTGAAGCCCTGGCCCACGTGCTGCGCCAGATCGGCCACCCCGCCGTCGGCAACCTGCTCGGCATCGCCGCCGGCATCGCCCTGCCCTCGGTCATCCTGATGATGATCTACGGCCAGACCCGCATCTTCTTCGTGATGTCGCGCGACGGGCTGCTGCCGAGCGTCCTCTCGAACGTCCACCCCAAGTTCAAGACCCCGCATATCGTGACCATGATCACGGGCGTGGGCGTGACCCTGGCCGCCGCCTTCCTGCCGGTGGGCAAGCTGGCCGACATCTCGAACTCGGGCACCCTGTTCGCCTTCCTGATGGTGGCGATCGCGGTGATGATCCTGCGCGTCAAGCAGCCGGGCCGCGCCCGTCCGTTCAGGACGCCGCTGGTCTGGTTGATCGCGCCGATCGCGGCGGCCGGCACGATCGTGCTGTTCATGTTCCTGCCGCACGACGCCAAGATCCTGTTCCCGATCTGGTCGGCGATCGGCCTGGTCGTCTACTTCGCCTACGGCTTCTGGAACTCGGGCGTCCGCAAGGGCGTGGACGAGGTGCCGGAACTGGATCCGAACGCGCCGGCCACGGGCGTCGCCCCGATGCCGGGCGCCCCGGCCCCGGGTTCGAAGGAAGAACGCGATTGATCTTCGGCCGCTAGGCCTTAGGTCAGAGAGGGCGGGCGCTTCGGCTCCCGCCCTTTTCTTTTGGAGGTCGCCCCATGACCCAGATGCCCATCGGCGCCGTGATCGCCCCGGTCACCCCGCTGCAGCAGAACTGCACGATCGTCTGGTGCGCCAAGACCATGAAGGCCGCCGTTATCGATCCGGGCGGCGAGGTCGACCGCCTGCTCAAGGCCATCGCCGACAAGGGCCTTACGCTGGAGAAGATCTGGATCACCCACGGCCACATGGACCACGCCGGCGGCGCGGCCGAGCTGAAGGTCCGCACCGGCGTCTCGATCGAGGGCCCGCACGAGGACGACCAGTTCTGGATCGACCGCATCCAGCAGAGCGGCGAGCAGTACGGCATGCCCGAGGCCCGGATTTTCGTCACCGACCGCTGGCTGAAGGACGGCGACAAGGTCACCCTGGGCGAGACCGAGTTCGAGGTCTTCCACTGCCCGGGCCACACACCCGGCCACGTGGTGTTCTTCCACCGCGAGACCAAGTTCGCCCAGGTCGGCGACGTGCTTTTCCAGGGTTCGATCGGCCGGACGGACTTTCCGCTGGGCAACCACCAGGACCTGATCGACTCCATCACCCAGAAGCTGTGGCCGCTGGGCGAGGACGTGCGCTTCGTACCCGGCCATGGACCGATGTCGACCTTCGGGGCCGAGCGGCGGAGCAATCCGTTCGTGGGAGACCGCGTCGTCGCGGCCATGCAGGCCCAGGGCTTGGCCTATCAGGCGCCGAAGAACCACTCGCCGGGCTGAGAAAGGCCCCATTCCGGGGTCATCGAGGTCCGACCCGCTCAAGGGGGGCTAAAGCGAGCCGGGCCTCAACGCCGTCGGGCCCGCCTGGGTGGGGGAAAAGCGGCCCGCCGGTGCGACATCAGATCGCATGACTGGGTTGCGTCGCTGTTTCAGAAGTGAAATCTGACCGTGACGGGGGCGTGACAGGAACACCGAATGGAAAATGTCCAGAACACCGCCCAGGGCGACCTCGACACTCCGCGCGGCGCGGCGCCGCGCATCCTGATCGTCGACGACGATCCAGGCATCCGCGACGTCGTCTCCGACTTCCTCACCCGCCACGGCTACGCGGTCGAGACCGCCCAGGACGCCCGCACCATGGAGCAGGTTCTGGCGCGCGGTCCTATCGACCTGATCGTGCTGGACGTCATGCTGCCCGGCGAGGACGGTCTGGCGATCTGCCGCCGCCTGTCGGCCGCCAGCGACGGCCCGGCCATCATCATGCTCTCGGCCATGGGCGAGGAGACCGACCGCATCGTCGGCCTGGAGCTTGGCGCCGACGACTACCTGCCCAAGCCCTGCAATCCCCGCGAGCTGCTGGCCCGCGTCCGCGCCGTGCTGCGCCGCCGTCAGGAGCCGCGCGCCGTCGACGACGCCATGGGCGCGGCCTGCGAGTTCGCCGGCTGGCGCCTGGATCTGGTCCGCCGTGAGCTGCGCTCGCCCCAGTCGGTGGTCGTCAACCTTTCCAGCGGCGAGTTCTCGCTGCTGCGCGCCTTCGTCGAGCGGCCCCAGCGGGTCCTGACCCGCGACCAACTGCTGGACCTGGCCCGCGGTCGCGACAGCGACGCCTACGACCGCGCCATAGACGTCCAGATCAGCCGCCTGCGCCGCAAGCTGGACGACGGCGGCGGCAGCGAGCTGATCCGCACGATCCGCAGCGAAGGCTACATGTTCACCGCCAAGGTCGTCCGCACCCCATGACTCCGTTCCGGCGCGGCGCGCCGCTGTTCGTCCAGGCGCTGGGCCTCGTCATCATCACCCTGGTGGCGGCCCAGCTGATCTCGATCGCGGTCATCTTCAACCTGCCCCCGCCGCCGCCGGAGTTCTACCGGTCCAGCGAGATCGTCCGCGCCATCAAGACCGGCCAGCCGGTGCAGCCGCGCGACGGCCGCCTGCTGGTGATCAAGCAGCATGGCGCGGTCCGGGCGATCGGTCCCGACAATCCCCGCCGCGCCGACTTCAAGGCCGAGATCGGCCGCCTGATCGACGTGCCGGTGAGCCGCATCGAGCTGCAGATCGACAACGGTCCGCGCTTCTTCGTCCGCCGCCAGCCCGTCACCCCGCCCAAGCGCGATGAGGCCCAGCGCGGCGGCCAGCGCGAGCCCTTCGCCCGCGAGCCCGGCGGCCGGGGTCCGGGCGGCCCCGACGGTCCTCCCCGGGGCAAGGACGAGCCGCTGATCTTCGGCGATTTCAAGCTGGGCGTGCGCCAGAGCGACGGCCACTGGCTGGTGGTCGAACCCAAGCCGACCTTCCGCTTCGACAGCTGGCAGCAGCGCGTCCTGCTGATCCTGCTGCTTTCAGTTGCGGCTGTCACGCCGCTGGCGTGGCTGTTCGCCCGCCGCCTGGCCCAGCCGATCACCGCCTTCGCCGACGCCGCCGAGCGCCTGGGCAAGGATCCCCGCACCCCGCCGCTGAACATCTCGGGCTCGGGCGAGGTGGTGGCCGCCGCCACGGCCTTCAACAACATGCAGGAACGCCTGCGCCGCTATGTCGAGGACCGCACGGCCATGGTCGGAGCCATCGCCCACGACCTGCGCACGCCGCTGACCCGCCTGAAGTTCCGCATCGAGGCCACGCCCGACGACGTCCGCTCGAAGCTGGCCGCCGACATCGACCAGATGGAGGCGATGATCTCGGCCACCCTGGGCTTCGTGCGCGACACCAGCCGCCCGGCCGAACGCACGCGGCTGGAGCTGTCCTCGCTGCTGGAAAGCGTGATGGACGAGGCGGCGGAAACCGGTCGCGACGCAACCGTCGAACAGGCCGAGAAGGTGATCATCGAGGGCGACCCCATCGGCCTGAAGCGGATGGTCTCGAACCTGGTCGAGAACGCCCTGAAGTACGGCGGCGCGGCGCGCGGCCGAGTCTACGCCGAGGACGGCATGGCGATCATCGAGATCGACGACGACGGCCCCGGCGTGCCTCCGGCCGAGCTGGAGCGGGTGTTCGAGCCGTTCTATCGCGGCGAGCCCTCGCGCAACCGCGAGACGGGCGGCATCGGCCTGGGGCTGGCGGTCGTCCGCTCGCTAGCCCGCGCCCACGGCGGCGACGTCACCCTGCACAATCTCCCCAACGG
Encoded proteins:
- a CDS encoding response regulator, translated to MENVQNTAQGDLDTPRGAAPRILIVDDDPGIRDVVSDFLTRHGYAVETAQDARTMEQVLARGPIDLIVLDVMLPGEDGLAICRRLSAASDGPAIIMLSAMGEETDRIVGLELGADDYLPKPCNPRELLARVRAVLRRRQEPRAVDDAMGAACEFAGWRLDLVRRELRSPQSVVVNLSSGEFSLLRAFVERPQRVLTRDQLLDLARGRDSDAYDRAIDVQISRLRRKLDDGGGSELIRTIRSEGYMFTAKVVRTP
- a CDS encoding class I SAM-dependent methyltransferase yields the protein MAPKIAPAPIVMRTTGWADYALLDSGNGKKLERYGRYTVVRPEPQCFWTPRLDQKVWDNADAVFDPTDEDEAGRWRFKGKPIEKFDLAWGKAKFHGQFTPFRHLAFFPEQAANWAWQDERVRALCATSGPQPKILNLFGYTGVASLVCAAAGAAVTHVDASKKSVGFARENAAFAGLADKPIRWIVEDARKFVAREVRRGNKYDGIILDPPKFGRGADGEVWRLFEDLAALTKDCATLLSDDASFLLMNAYAARVSGAAMSGLLAQELEGRGGVIDWGELSLVEEMGDRQIGLSFFARWSSEG
- a CDS encoding amino acid permease → MWRVKSLDAILATAEKKSLHRSLGAFQLTMLGIGGIIGTGIFVLTAEAAQKAGPGMMLAFVIAGFVCAVAALCYAELASMVPVAGSAYTYSYAVLGEFVAWLVGWALILEYAVAASAVAVGWSGYVVGLIEHSLHVTLPVALTSGPYIAGGIVNLPAIIISLAVTGLLILGTTESATVNAVLVTIKVAALVAFIALALPVINDANFHPFAPLGTPGVIGAAASIFFAYVGFDAVSTAAEETKNPQKNIPIGLIGSLVICTIFYLLVAAGAIGAYGAQPVFGPAGEILAPGSKALADQCSTLSQAGNMPLVCSREALAHVLRQIGHPAVGNLLGIAAGIALPSVILMMIYGQTRIFFVMSRDGLLPSVLSNVHPKFKTPHIVTMITGVGVTLAAAFLPVGKLADISNSGTLFAFLMVAIAVMILRVKQPGRARPFRTPLVWLIAPIAAAGTIVLFMFLPHDAKILFPIWSAIGLVVYFAYGFWNSGVRKGVDEVPELDPNAPATGVAPMPGAPAPGSKEERD
- a CDS encoding ATP-binding protein; this translates as MTPFRRGAPLFVQALGLVIITLVAAQLISIAVIFNLPPPPPEFYRSSEIVRAIKTGQPVQPRDGRLLVIKQHGAVRAIGPDNPRRADFKAEIGRLIDVPVSRIELQIDNGPRFFVRRQPVTPPKRDEAQRGGQREPFAREPGGRGPGGPDGPPRGKDEPLIFGDFKLGVRQSDGHWLVVEPKPTFRFDSWQQRVLLILLLSVAAVTPLAWLFARRLAQPITAFADAAERLGKDPRTPPLNISGSGEVVAAATAFNNMQERLRRYVEDRTAMVGAIAHDLRTPLTRLKFRIEATPDDVRSKLAADIDQMEAMISATLGFVRDTSRPAERTRLELSSLLESVMDEAAETGRDATVEQAEKVIIEGDPIGLKRMVSNLVENALKYGGAARGRVYAEDGMAIIEIDDDGPGVPPAELERVFEPFYRGEPSRNRETGGIGLGLAVVRSLARAHGGDVTLHNLPNGGLRACVRLPA
- the hrpB gene encoding ATP-dependent helicase HrpB, which codes for MLPIFEALPALKGALSERETAVLVAPPGAGKTTAVPLALLEEPWTQGRKIIVLEPRRLAARAAASRMAANLGESVGETVGFRVRLQSKVSARTRIEVVTEGVFTRMILDDPGLDGVAAVLFDEFHERSLDADLGLAFARDVQSVLRDDLRLLVMSATLDGARISSLLANAPIVESQGRMFPVDTRYLGRDERPQATRMGLEERVGRAVERALAEESGSILVFLPGQGEIRRAENWLNERLRRPDVDIAPLYGALEPAVQDRAISAAPAGRRKVVLATSIAETSLTIEGVRVVIDAGLARVPRYDPASGITRLETVRVSRAAADQRRGRAGRTEPGVCYRLWDEPETRALPAFARPEILEADLSRLALDLARWGARDPSGLTFLDPPPAAAFAEARTLLGRIQALDASGDLTAHGKALAEMPLPPRLAHMVVRAAASGQAREAAEIAAVLTEQGLGGKDVDLRRRLENLHRDRSPRARDAMALVERWSRAAVRKSGSVEMETGLMLAEAYPERVAKARGKPGEFQLAGGRGVYLEPTDPLAREAWLAVGELGGGDSRDRILLAAAVDEVDLREAFADRLVAEDRLETAGGKVRAKRLLRLGKLVLEERLIENPDPAMIARALMDQVRADGLSGLRLGQGVEGFRSRVAFLRGLDGEAWPDLSDAALIARLDEWLEPLLHGRSSLASLDESSLDGAIRALVPWDLQQKIDQMLPARFKAPTGTTVAIDYAAEAGPRIDIRVQELFGLTEHPSIAGGKVPLVLSLLSPGHKPIQITRDLPGFWKGSWREVKVEMKGRYPRHVWPDDPAAAAPTTRAKPRGT
- a CDS encoding glycosyltransferase; translation: MAREEGRLDLVSTPMGGPASIEQPETRTANGRDGAHQTLSTPQAAFVALTGLLAALGVALRPSGVFTAIHHLFFGVFLLGGFTRLAAACTPLPPVSAPPLAEDDLPTYTIIAPLYREAEVVAELVENLAALDYPRDRLQALIVLEADDEVTKAAVRAIALPAFVQVLVAPPGTPKTKPRACNHALDRARGELVVIYDAEDMPDPGQLREAAARFAAADPRVACLQAPLRIEDPGFSLFLPSQFRLEYAAHFEVLLPALARWGLAFPLGGTSNHFKTSALRAVGGWDPYNVTEDADVGFRLAAAGFSLGVIGRPTWETAPTTTGQWFPQRARWIKGHMQTLAVHARGPVPRQPRTALALVLTLAQSVASSHLHGPVMLVAIVAAMLDYLPDAAFAIPPWDLVLYALGWSSAALAGARGVVRAGGKPRFLHLFGMVGYWLLQSAAAARALHQFVTAPYRWDKTRHAPRSGRPGA
- a CDS encoding MBL fold metallo-hydrolase, which produces MTQMPIGAVIAPVTPLQQNCTIVWCAKTMKAAVIDPGGEVDRLLKAIADKGLTLEKIWITHGHMDHAGGAAELKVRTGVSIEGPHEDDQFWIDRIQQSGEQYGMPEARIFVTDRWLKDGDKVTLGETEFEVFHCPGHTPGHVVFFHRETKFAQVGDVLFQGSIGRTDFPLGNHQDLIDSITQKLWPLGEDVRFVPGHGPMSTFGAERRSNPFVGDRVVAAMQAQGLAYQAPKNHSPG
- a CDS encoding TrmH family RNA methyltransferase, giving the protein MNTKTVTSLTNNTVKAVRALHMRKEREESGLFLAEGLKIVIEAIDCGHAPRIVMYGPDAADHPMLKKAVAACVKAGGEVIEVNREILEKVSRRDNPQAVVAVFKQVYTPLSAIVPESAPCWVAMQAVRDPGNLGTVIRTADAAGCGGVILVGDCVDPYSVEGVRATMGSIFAVKIAKATISEFLAWREEWPGSVIGTLLTATVDHKSADYVKPSLILMGNEQQGLPPELAAACDVNVKIPMRGRADSLNLSVATGIMIYTVTG